One genomic window of Bactrocera dorsalis isolate Fly_Bdor chromosome 4, ASM2337382v1, whole genome shotgun sequence includes the following:
- the LOC105224147 gene encoding juvenile hormone esterase, translating to MALKYSVFAILFLLALSELYVLIAARTSDQLKVRLSHGGVLVGRHWTSHKGRHVRAFMGVPYALPPVGDLRFKPPVPYGPWSGERLAIRDSEVCIHRDPFTRQTQIVGSEDCLYLNVYTPEKPRTSKPLPVMVNIHGGGFISGSGVSSYYAPDYLLDHDIILVSGNYRLGTLGFLSTETLDCPGNFGLKDQSLILRWVQQNIAAFGGDPNSVTIFGNSAGGASVTYQLVSSLSEGLFHKAIVQSGSYYNPWAQPEHKGTPAKRARKVAQLVGCNPEQNWQHILRCLRTKEASDVVATLYEFFEWDFDPMMPFQPVVEPPHEGAFLTVLPRDGGMPHGFSLPLIIGATSEEGLLRSVPLLTSPGLLTDLKNQFQKILPIQLQYDHHKPEVRDEITHQIEQFYFKEGHNYDKENHHNFTDLYSDGWFIAGIDEYIKQRVEAQNSKQLPPFYVYLFEHRSPASFSELFGADPEDFFGVCHAEELQYLFPLGLSLFVSSSPTENDIVLREAILEMWVNFASEGNPTPAGSNLTPWEPVTGYPVNYARLGHKTPDEFTVLQMERDIYGDRTNFWRQLQAHIPAEQREKKIRDEL from the exons atggctTTGAAATATTCAGTGTTTGCTATACTTTTTCTGCTCGCTTTGAGTGAGTTATACGTATTGATCGCGGCGCGTACATCGGATCAGTTAAAAGTCCGTTTGTCACATGGCGGTGTGCTGGTGGGACGCCATTGGACCTCACATAAAGGGCGACATGTACGCGCCTTTATGGGTGTGCCGTATGCGTTGCCGCCTGTGGGTGATTTGAGGTTTAAA CCACCAGTACCCTATGGCCCGTGGTCGGGCGAGCGTCTCGCGATAAGAGACTCAGAAGTATGCATACATCGCGATCCATTCACACGCCAAACACAAATCGTCGGTAGTGAAGACTGTCTTTATCTGAATGTCTACACGCCAGAG AAACCACGAACATCGAAACCCTTACCGGTTATGGTTAATATTCATGGTGGCGGTTTTATTAGCGGCTCTGGCGTGAGCAGCTACTATGCGCCCGATTATTTACTAGATCATGATATTATATTGGTTTCCGGCAACTACCGCTTGGGCACGCTCGGCTTTCTAAGCACAGAGACTTTAGATTGTCCCGGCAATTTCGGTTTAAAAGATCAGTCGCTCATTTTACGTTGGGTACAGCAAAATATTGCCGCATTCGGTGGCGATCCAAATAGTGTTACGATTTTCGGCAATAGTGCGGGTGGCGCTAGTGTTACGTATCAATTGGTATCGAGCTTGTCGGAAG GACTCTTCCATAAAGCCATAGTACAGTCGGGTTCATACTACAATCCCTGGGCACAACCAGAGCATAAAGGCACACCCGCAAAACGTGCACGGAAGGTCGCACAATTAGTTGGGTGTAATCCTGAGCAAAATTGGCAACATATATTGCGCTGCTTACGCACTAAAGAGGCCAGCGATGTCGTTGCTACGCTCTACGAGTTCTTC GAATGGGACTTTGATCCCATGATGCCATTCCAACCTGTTGTTGAGCCTCCACATGAGGGTGCCTTCCTTACCGTCTTACCACGTGATGGTGGCATGCCACACGGCTTCTCCTTACCACTTATAATTGGTGCTACCTCGGAGGAAGGTCTACTGAGAAGTGTGCCCTTACTTACCTCACCTGGGCTTTTGACtgatttaaaaaatcaatttcaaaagaTTCTACCAATTCAACTACAATACGACCATCACAAGCCGGAAGTGCGTGATGAGATTACACATCAAATAGAACAGTTCTACTTCAAAGAGGGACATAACTATGACAAAGAGAATCATCACAATTTCACGGAC CTTTACTCTGATGGCTGGTTTATTGCTGGTATCGATGAGTATATCAAACAGCGCGTTGAAGCTCAAAACTCAAAACAGTTACCGCCCTTTTACGTATATCTCTTTGAGCATCGTAGTCCAGCCAGTTTCTCCGAACTTTTCGGTGCAGACCCTGAAGATTTCTTCG GCGTCTGTCATGCCGAGGAATTGCAATACCTCTTTCCCTTGGGTCTTAGTCTCTTCGTAAGCTCATCCCCCACCGAGAACGATATTGTACTACGCGAGGCCATACTGGAAATGTGGGTGAACTTCGCTAGTGAGGG CAATCCAACGCCTGCTGGCTCAAACTTAACACCCTGGGAACCCGTCACGGGCTATCCCGTTAATTATGCACGTTTAGGTCACAAGACACCCGATGAATTCACTGTGCTACAAATGGAGCGTGATATCTATGGCGATCGTACAAATTTCTGGCGACAACTCCAAGCTCACATTCC
- the LOC125778366 gene encoding juvenile hormone esterase-like, whose protein sequence is MALKYSVFAILFLLALSELYVLIAARISDQLKVRLPHGGVLVGRHWTSHKGRHVRAFMGVPYALPPVGDLRFKPPVPYGPWSGERLAIRDSEVCIHRDPFTRQTQIVGSEDCLYLNVYTPEKPRTSKPLPVMVNIHGGGFISGSGVSSYYAPDYLLDHDIILVSGNYRLGTLGFLSTETLDCPGNFGLKDQSLILRWVQQNIAAFGGDPNSVTIFGNSAGGASVTYQLVSSLSEGLFHKAIVQSGSYYNPWAQPEHKGTPAKRARKVAQLVGCNPEENWQHILRCLRTKEASDVVATLYDFFEWDFDPMMPFQPVVEPPHEGAFLTVLPRDGGMPHGFSLPLIIGATSEEGLLRSVPLLTSPGLLTDLKNQFQKILPIQLQYDHHKPEVRDEITHQIEQFYFKEGHNYDKENHHNFTDLYSDGWFIAGIDEYIKQRVEAQNSNRLPPFYVYLFEHRSPASFSELFGADPEDFFGVCHAEELQYLFPLGLSLFVSSSPTENDIVLREAILKMWVNFASEGNPTPAGSNLTSWAPAKGYPVNYARLGHKTPEEFTVLQMERDIYGDRTNFWRQLQAHIPAEQREKKIRDEL, encoded by the exons atggctTTGAAATATTCAGTGTTTGCTATACTTTTTCTGCTCGCTTTGAGTGAGTTATACGTATTGATCGCGGCGCGTATATCGGATCAGTTAAAAGTCCGTTTGCCACATGGCGGTGTGCTGGTGGGACGCCATTGGACCTCACATAAAGGGCGACATGTACGCGCCTTTATGGGTGTGCCGTATGCGCTGCCGCCTGTGGGCGATTTGAGGTTTAAA CCACCAGTACCGTATGGCCCGTGGTCGGGCGAGCGTCTCGCGATTAGAGACTCAGAAGTATGCATACATCGCGATCCATTCACACGCCAAACACAAATCGTCGGTAGTGAAGACTGTCTATATCTGAATGTCTACACGCCAGAG AAACCACGAACATCGAAACCCTTACCGGTTATGGTTAATATTCATGGTGGCGGTTTTATTAGCGGCTCTGGTGTGAGCAGCTACTATGCGCCTGATTATTTACTAGATCATGATATTATATTGGTTTCCGGCAACTACCGCTTGGGTACACTCGGCTTCTTAAGCACTGAGACTTTAGATTGCCCCGGCAATTTTGGTTTAAAAGATCAGTCGCTCATTTTACGTTGGGTACAGCAAAATATTGCCGCATTCGGTGGTGATCCGAATAGTGTTACGATTTTCGGCAATAGTGCGGGTGGCGCTAGTGTTACGTATCAATTGGTATCGAGCTTATCGGAAG GACTCTTCCATAAAGCCATAGTACAGTCCGGTTCATACTACAATCCCTGGGCACAACCAGAGCATAAAGGCACACCCGCAAAGCGTGCACGAAAGGTCGCACAATTGGTTGGGTGTAATCCTGAGGAAAATTGGCAACATATATTGCGCTGCTTACGCACTAAAGAGGCCAGCGATGTCGTTGCTACGCTCTATGACTTCTTC GAATGGGACTTTGATCCCATGATGCCATTCCAACCTGTTGTTGAGCCTCCACATGAGGGTGCCTTCCTTACCGTCTTACCACGTGATGGTGGCATGCCACACGGCTTCTCCTTACCACTTATAATTGGTGCTACCTCGGAGGAAGGTCTACTGAGAAGTGTGCCCTTGCTTACCTCACCTGGGCTTTTGACtgatttaaaaaatcaatttcaaaagaTTCTACCAATTCAACTACAATACGACCATCACAAGCCGGAAGTGCGCGATGAGATTACACATCAAATAGAACAGTTCTACTTCAAAGAGGGACATAACTATGACAAAGAGAATCATCACAATTTCACGGAC CTTTACTCTGATGGCTGGTTTATTGCTGGTATCGATGAGTACATCAAACAGCGCGTTGAAGCTCAAAACTCGAACCGGTTACCGCCTTTTTACGTATATCTCTTTGAGCATCGTAGTCCAGCCAGTTTCTCCGAACTTTTCGGTGCAGACCCTGAAGATTTCTTCG GCGTCTGTCATGCCGAGGAATTGCAATACCTCTTTCCCTTGGGTCTTAGTCTCTTCGTAAGCTCATCCCCCACCGAGAACGATATTGTACTACGCGAGGCCATACTGAAAATGTGGGTGAACTTCGCTAGTGAGGG CAATCCAACGCCTGCAGGCTCGAACttaacatcctgggcccccgcCAAGGGCTACCCCGTCAATTATGCACGTTTGGGTCATAAGACACCTGAGGAATTCACTGTGCTACAAATGGAGCGTGATATCTATGGCGATCGTACAAATTTCTGGCGACAACTCCAAGCTCACATTCCGGCGGAACAACGGGAGAAGAAAATACGAGATGAGTTGTAA